A genomic region of uncultured Fretibacterium sp. contains the following coding sequences:
- a CDS encoding chemotaxis protein CheC, translating to MLDLSSFNYLQLDAIREVGNIGTGNAATALSKLLGRMIDMDVPKAELVSIYELAEHYGDPTELIAAVFVRSLGDFGCSLIFIQKEEDAKMMVDLLLRQQFGDAVPPDLPQEISDSALTEVGNIILSSFLNAINLLIGTEHQISVPGVAHDMLSSILDVVASIFGQMGEMALVVNTELHVEGTDGATGSGNIIMLPDPDALELLLRKLQVL from the coding sequence ATGCTTGATCTGAGCTCATTCAATTATCTGCAGCTGGACGCCATCCGGGAGGTCGGCAACATCGGCACGGGCAACGCGGCGACCGCGCTGTCCAAGCTTTTGGGCCGCATGATCGATATGGACGTCCCGAAGGCGGAGCTTGTATCCATTTACGAGCTGGCCGAGCATTATGGGGACCCGACGGAGCTCATCGCCGCCGTCTTTGTCCGTTCCCTTGGGGATTTTGGATGCAGCCTGATCTTCATCCAGAAGGAGGAGGACGCCAAGATGATGGTGGACCTGCTGCTGAGGCAGCAGTTCGGGGACGCCGTCCCGCCGGACCTTCCTCAGGAGATCAGCGACAGCGCCTTGACGGAGGTTGGCAACATCATCCTGAGTTCCTTCCTCAACGCGATCAACCTCCTCATCGGGACGGAACATCAGATCTCCGTCCCGGGCGTAGCGCACGATATGCTGTCCTCGATCCTCGACGTCGTGGCTTCGATCTTCGGGCAGATGGGCGAGATGGCCCTGGTGGTGAACACGGAGCTCCACGTCGAGGGGACGGACGGCGCCACTGGGTCCGGCAACATTATCATGCTGCCGGACCCTGATGCCCTGGAGCTTTTGCTGAGAAAGTTGCAGGTGCTGTAG
- a CDS encoding chemotaxis protein CheD, with amino-acid sequence MAMNSFHVGMADLVVASAPAKLITLGLGSCIGLVLFDTTAKVAGMVHIMLPDSRGAKSLEKVGKFADTAVPALMDAMIKKGASKSRMKAKIAGGAQMFAVPGAQTDFLAVGARNVKETTDMLSRMSIPLVASDTGGNKGRTVEFSTDTWMLTVKTLGKGTTEI; translated from the coding sequence ATGGCGATGAATTCCTTCCACGTGGGGATGGCCGACCTGGTGGTTGCCAGCGCGCCTGCAAAGCTGATCACCCTGGGACTGGGTTCCTGTATCGGTCTGGTGCTCTTCGATACGACGGCGAAGGTCGCGGGGATGGTGCATATCATGCTTCCCGACAGTCGGGGGGCCAAGTCGCTGGAGAAGGTAGGGAAGTTCGCGGATACGGCGGTGCCCGCCCTCATGGACGCGATGATCAAGAAGGGGGCCTCCAAGTCCCGCATGAAGGCGAAGATCGCCGGCGGCGCCCAGATGTTCGCCGTGCCCGGGGCGCAGACGGATTTCCTCGCCGTCGGGGCCCGCAACGTCAAGGAGACGACGGATATGCTCTCCAGAATGAGCATTCCCCTGGTTGCCTCGGACACGGGGGGCAACAAGGGGCGTACCGTGGAGTTCTCCACGGATACCTGGATGCTGACGGTCAAGACCCTGGGAAAGGGCACAACTGAAATTTAG